The sequence ACACAGCCAAGTAAAAAAGAATAAATAAACAATCTAAATTTATAATAAATTTACAATTAGAGTGATCGCATATGTTGTTTTTTATTTCTTTCCTCCTCGGTCTTTTTCTTGGCTCATTTTATAATGTTGTCGGGCTAAGGGTGCCGAAAGGGGAGTCGATTGTTGCGCCGCGTTCGCATTGTCCGCATTGTAAGCGAACGTTAACGGCGTTTGAATTAATTCCGGTCGTGTCGTATGTGTTACAAAAAGGGAAATGTCGCGCATGTTCGGCGCGCATTTCCTTTTTTTACCCATTCGTTGAGCTGTCCACAGCGATATTGTTTACGCTTGCCCCACTTTTTGTCGGTTGGTCAGCAGAAATCGTCGTTAGTTGGACGCTCATTTCTTTATTCGTTATTATTTTCGTTTCAGATGTGCATTATATGGTCATTCCAAATCGTATTTTGTTGTTTTTTGCCCCACTTCTTCTCATTGAGCGTATAACGCTCGCCCCATTGACACCGTGGTGGGATAGTTTGCTCGGTAGTTTTGTTGGATTTATGATGTTGTTTCTTATTGCCCTTGTGAGTAAAGGTGGAATGGGCGGTGGAGATATTAAACTATTTGCAGTGATCGGTTTGGCGCTTGGGGTAAAATTAACGGTTTTAGCATTCTTTTTATCGACGTTCGTTGGAACGATGTTTGGTCTGATTGGCATGGCAATAGGGCATGTGAAGCGTGGCGAACCGATGCCGTTTGGACCAGCCATTGTCGTTGGTACACTTGTCGCTTATTTTTTTGGTGAAACGATCATCGATGCGTATGTTAAGGTTATGATGTAAGGAGAACAAACTATGCGGTTTTTTTCGATGAAAAATAAAGTAGGCAATATCGTTATAAAAGATCATGTTATTCGCTACGTTGAACTGAAACAAAAGCAACCGCTCGTCTTGCATACGTGCGAGGAATGGCCGCTTCCAGAAGGGATTGTGTGCGACGGAAAAATTGTTAATGAAGAACAGCTTACTGAAGTGTTAGAACAATGCGTGGACGAATGGAAAATAAAACATCGCCGCGTTCGTTTTCTCGTTCCTGATCCGCTCGTCGTCATTCGAAAAATATCGTTGCCAAAAAACGTGGACGTCGAAGATATACGCAGTTATTTATTTATGGAAATTGGCGCGACCATTCCACTTCCGTTTGAAGATGCGGTATTTGATTATGCGGTGCTTGAAAAAACGAAAGAAGCGCTCCACGTTTTATTATTTGCAGCTCCAGAAGCAAACGTGATGCAATATGCAGAACTGTTTGAAGCGGTGAAATTAAAACCGATTGTGGCCGATATTTCTCCGCTTAGTTTATATCGCTTATTTTACAAGTTCGATTTAGCGAACGACGTCGATCACTTTTTATTCGTTCAATTTGATTTATCATCGTTAAACGTCAGTGTCTTTCATCAGCACCGTCCGATGTTTACACGACAGCTTGCCTTTGATTCACAATGGATATATTGGGAAAAAACGAATGAAGGATGGAAATGGTTAAAAGAAGGTGAGCCGGAGTGGCAGCTTGAAGACGTATATAAAGAGCTCGAGCGTGTCATGAACTTTTATCGTTTTTCATTGCAAAAGGGCGAAGCGCAAATTACGCGCATCGTTATAACCGGCGATCATCCACTCATTCATACGTTTTCCCATTTGTTACAAGAGCGGCTTGATGTTGTTGTAGAAATGTTAACGTTGCCGCTTGCGATTGACCCTGCTTACTATTTGCCAATTGGACTCGGATTAAAAGAGGGTAATGGACATGTTAGTAGAAATTAATTTACTGCCGAAACGAGAACGGAAATCGCAACTCATCCCGCTTTTATCAATTGTGGTGGCTATGTTATTGATCGTTGGTGCGACAACGTTTTATTTTATCGTTCAGCGTATGGAACAGCAAATATCGCAATTAAAAACGGAGCTCGATCAAACGAAAGCGCTACGCATCGCCGAAGAAGAAAAACAAAAAACAAAAACGAACGCATCCGTTGGCGCACAGTTGCAAGAAGCGATTCGATGGGCGGAACAATATCCTGTTCATACGGTCGCGCTTTTACATGAATTGATTGAGCGATTGCCAGAGCGCGGCTTTTTAATGAGCATTTCGTACGCCCGTGATGGTGCCATTCAACTAACGGCCCAATTTGATACAACACGTGAAAGCGCTGCTTATTTACAAGCGTTAAAAGACGCCTCGTTTATCGCTGACGTAAAACTAACGAGTTTAACAGCGGTAGAAGGGAAGGCGGAAGAAGAAGGAACAATGCCGCGATACATCGGACAATTTTCGCTTCAGTTAAATATGGAGGAATGGAAAAAACAGCAACAAGGAGGGGAAACATGAGAAAGGCTTTAATGATTATCCTCTCTCTTTTGTTGCTTATCGTGCTGTCATTTGCGCTTTATATATATGTGTACAAACCGCTCGATGATCGGCAAGAGCAATTAAAAACGGAATTACAAACGGAAAAAAAGTTGTTACAAACGTTACAAAGTAAACAAACGCCAGACGAGTTGCGCGTCAGCATCGTGGAATTGCAAAAACGGGTTCCCGTACAACCGTTCGTTGAACAATTTTTATTAGAAATCGAAAAAGCGGAAGCGGTATCAAATAGCATCGTGCTGTCGCTTTCATTTCAAGAGGGCGAACAAATCGAAGGAGCTCCAACACCTATTCAAAAATTGACGGTCAGCATGTCTGTTCGTTCTCCTTCGTACTTTGCACTTGAACAATTCATCGACGTACTAGAGCGATCGAAGCGCATCGTTTCTGTTGATTCATTATCGTTTACCGGATATGAAGAATGGACGACAGTGATGGATGAAGTGCCAGAGCTGTCTTATTCCCTTACGGTTTCAACGTTTTACGCACCAGAATTGCGTCAATGGATTGAGCAATTGCCACCGCTTGACTTACCACAACCGAGTGAAAAGCGAAATCCATTCCCTTCACTAACGGATCAATAAGGGGTCGGTCGGATGCAAGATGAGCGTGGAATGACGTTAATCGAACTGTTAGCTGTCGTTGTGATTTTGAGTATTTTAATGATGATTGCGACCATTTCTGTCATTGAGGTAATAAAAAAGTCGCGCGATCAAGCGTTTGTTGCGACCGCGTATTCGCTCTATGAAGCGGCACGTCTTCATGTCGGCGCACAAAAGGTAGAGTTTTTAACGCCGAATCAAAGCGAAACATTGACGTACAAACAATTAGTCGATGATGGGGTGTTTGAACCGATCATTGATCCGTATACGTCAAAGCGTTTGCAGCCGAGCGATGATTCGTACGTCATTGTGACAAAACAAAGCGACGGTACGATCACATATGCCGTTTGTTTAAAAGGGGAAACGAAGCAAATTTGTAAACAAAACGGCGTGCCTGTCGATCAATTGTCGGTACGTGACATTCAAGATCGACAAGACAAGTAGTGCGAAATTTGACGAAAACCTTCCGCAACGAGACGACAAATGTCTCGTTTTTTTTTTCTTTTTTTGTGTTACGATGGGCGAAGAATGACAGCGGGAGGGGAAAAAGATGGACAAGCCAGCGAAAAAAGCGATTATTATTAAAGTGAATGGCAAAGAACAACCGTACACGACTGCGATGAGCGCGTTACCGCAATGGTCAAGTGAGCAAAATGAGGAACAAAGCGAAGAACAACATGATTTCATTGAATGGGATAAACAATATAAAACAAAACGATCACCTTGGCGTTCGTTTGCGCTTGCGATTGCTTTAGCTATCGTTCTTGGGACAAGCTTCGGGTTATTTGTGTTAACGATCATTCCGACAACAGAAAGTAAACCGGCATCGACAGCAACGTTACAACAAGAGCTTTCGAGTGCACAAATGACGGAGGAGGTTTTTGTCGTTCAAGGAGGAGCGTTTCAAGACGACGAAGCAGCGAATGTATATGTACAAAAAATAAAGGCACAACAACGTCCGAGTGTCATGATTGGAAAACAGCCTGTTTATGTATTTTTAGGCATGGCATTGACAAAAGAGGAGGCAAAGCAAATCGCAAGTTTATACGAATCGCTCGGCATTGACACATATGTGAAAGCATGGAATGTATCCATCGACGAAAAAGAAAGTGAACCTTTTGTGATGGCCGTGTCCGCTATTAGTCGATTATTAAATGGACAGCAACTTCAAAATGAACAATGGAAACAGCTACAATCGTATTCACCTCACAATGAGCAAGTGAAAAAAGCATATGAAGCGCTTTTTACTTTTCGTCAATCAAATGACCAAAAGCAATTATGGAAAGCTCAACAACATATATTACACGTTTTACAATAAGAAGCGATTTGCTTCTTTTTTTTTCTTTGTCGAACTGTTGTATATTGTGTATAAATTTGGTACGATACAAGTGTATCTTCCTTGAAACAAACGCTCATGACAGAAAGGTGATGACGATGCAACTTGTGTTAGCTTCTAGTTCTCCTCGTCGAAAACAACTTCTTCGTATGCTTGGACTTCCGTTTGACATCCTCGTTAGCGATGTCGATGAATCATTCGATGACGACCTATCCCCAAGTGAAATTGTGCAGCAGCTCGCGTATAAAAAAGCGTATGCGGTATGGCAACAAGCAAGCGATGCGTGCGTCATCGGTGCAGATACGATTGTCGTATGTGAAGGAGATGTGCTTGGAAAGCCAGCGAGCGAACAAGACGCCTTTCGCATGTTAAAACGTTTATCAGGGACGACGCATGAAGTATGGACAGGTGTAGCGATTTGCACGAAAAAAGAATGCGTCACATTTGCTGAGAAGACGGATGTCACATTTTGGCCGCTCACAGATGAAGACATTTGGGCATATATTGCGACGAAAGAGCCGCTTGATAAAGCGGGGGCATATGGCATTCAACAACGCGGGGCACTTTTCGTTCAAAAAGTGAATGGGGATTATTTTTCCGTTGTTGGCTTGCCGATCGCTAGGCTTGCCCGCGAATTAAAAAAATTCGGATTTTACCCATTTCGTTAAAAAACGGTTAAAATAGAGGGGGGAACGTATGCTTATTCGTCATGTTCCGCCCGATGACCGTCCGCGTGAACGCTTGCTTTCTGAAGGACCGCAAAGCTTATCAAATCAAGAACTGTTAGCGATATTGCTTCGCACGGGGACAAAGCAATATTCTGTTCTCACACTTGCACAACATTTACTCACCCATTTCGAAGGACTTCGTCAGCTAAAAGATGCGACTATCGAAGAAATGACAAGCATTAAAGGAATTGGAAAAACAAAAGCTATTCAAATTATTGCAGCGCTTGAACTCGGTCGGCGCGTACACCAAATGCAATATGACGATCGTTACGTCATTCGCTCTCCAGAAGATGGTGCGCGATACGTCATGGAAGATATGCGTTTTTTAAGTCAAGAACATTTCGTTGTGTTATATTTAAATACGAAAAATCAAGTGATGCATAAAAAGACGGTATTTATTGGCAGTTTAAATGCGTCGATTGTTCATCCGCGCGAAGTATATAAGGAAGCCATTAAACGTTCAGCTGCTTCGATTATTTGCATTCATAATCATCCGTCAGGAGATCCGACACCGAGCCGCGAAGATATTGAAGTGACACGCAGGCTCGTGGAATGTGGTCGTCTCGTCGGTATTGAGCTACTCGACCATTTAATCATTGGTGATAAAACGTATGTTAGCTTAAAAGAAAAAGGATATGTGTAAATCATTCTCTTTTTATCACAATTGCGTTATAATAAATTGTCATGAGTTTTTGAAAGCATTTTGTTTCAGAAAGGAAGATACGAACATGTTTGGCATTGGATCAAAAGATCTCGGAATAGATTTAGGTACGGCGAATACGCTTGTTTATGTGAAAGGAAAAGGAATTGTGTTGCGCGAGCCTTCTGTCGTTGCGCTACAAAAAGATACGAAGCAAATTGTTGCGGTCGGTAATGAAGCAAAACAAATGATCGGGCGCACGCCAGGAAACGTAGTTGCGCTTCGTCCGATGAAAGATGGAGTAATCGCTGATTATGAAACGACAGCTATTATGATGAAGTATTACATTAAGCAAGCGACGAAAAACAGCGGATTGTTTGCTGGAAAGCCATATGTTATGGTTTGCGTTCCATCGGGGATCACCGCAGTAGAAGAGCGTGCCGTGATTGATGCGACGAGACAAGCTGGGGCTCGCGATGCTTACACAATTGAAGAACCGTTTGCCGCGGCAATCGGTGCGAACTTACCTGTATGGGAGCCGACAGGAAGCATGGTCGTCGATATTGGGGGTGGCACAACGGAAGTCGCTGTCATTTCTTTAGGTGGCATTGTAACGAGTCAATCCATCCGTGTCGCTGGCGATGAAATGGATGAGGCAATTATCCAGTATATTCGCAAGACGTACAATTTAATGATCGGGGAGCGCACAGCGGAAGCGATTAAAGTCGAAATTGGCTCAGCAGGCAATCCGGAAGGAATCGGAAGCATGGAAATTCGCGGTCGAGATTTATTAACAGGCTTGCCAAAAACGATTGAAATTCATGCGGAAGAAATTGCAGAAGCATTGCGTGATACAGTATATGCCATCGTTGATTCCGTGAAAAATACGCTTGAAAAAACGCCGCCGGAGCTTGCAGCGGACATTATGGATCGCGGAATCGTTTTAACTGGTGGAGGAGCGTTGTTGCGCAACTTAGATAAAGTCATTAGCCAAGAAACGAACATGCCGGTCATCATTGCTGAAAATCCGCTCGACTGCGTCGCGATTGGCACAGGAAAAGCGCTTGATCATATTCATTTATTTAAAAATAAAGCGCGAGACCATCGCTAATGCGTAAGAAGGTGTTTTTATGCCGAAGTTTTTCTTAAATAAACGGCTCATCATATTGCTTGTCAGTATCATGCTTCTCGTCGCCTTGATCGGTTTTTCATTGAAAGAGCGAAACGAATTAAGCTGGATGGAAAAGTTTGTGAAAGACACTGTTGTTTTTATGCAATCGATCGTGCACAAGCCCGCACAGTTTGTTGCGGGCTTCTTTGAAAATGTGAGTGATTTGCGCCATACATACGAGGAAAACAAACGTTTAAAAGAGCATTTAGAACAATACGTTCTTTTGCAATCAGAAGTGGAGTTGCTAAAAAAAGAAAACGAACGTTTGCGTGAGCTTTTGAATAAAAAAGAAAGTTTACGTGACTTCGTTGCTATTCAGGCGACAGTCATTGGGCGCAACCCAGATCGTTGGGAAGAGACGTTAATTGTCAATAAAGGATCACAGCACGGTGTGGAAAAAAATATGGCGGTTATTACACCACAAGGACTAATCGGAAAAGTGCGGAGCGTATCGCCATTTAGCGCCACGGTGCAACTGCTAAGCGCAAAAGATCGGCAAAATCGCATTTCAGCGTTCATTCAAGGGGATGAAAACGTATTCGGCTTAATTGAGGGGTATGATGAAGAGCGGGAAGCATTGTTGCTTAAGCGCATTCCGTATGATGCGAAAGTAGAGAAGGGACAGCGTGTGTTTACATCAGGACTTGGTGGGATTTTCCCAAAAGGATTATTTATCGGAGAGATTGAAGAGATCGTTGCAGATGAGTACGGGCTTACACAAATTGCCTACATCAAGCCAGCAGCGAATTTTTATGATATTGAAGATGTCATTATTGTGAAAAGAAAAATTGATATGGTGCAAGAGGAGGAAGAGCAATGAATCGCTTCTTTCTTTCTTCTCTTGTGACCGTTGTGTTTTTATTTGAAAGCATCATTGTCCAATTGCTTTCCTACCCGCTATTTGATGTTTATTTGCTTGTTCCGCGTATGTTACTCGTTTTTATCGTGTTTATTACGATTTTTATTGGACAAACAGAAGGAATGACGTACGGATTCATCTTCGGTCTATTATACGATGTAGCATATACGGAACTGTTAGGTGCTTATGCCTTTGCCTTTTCGCTCATCGCTTATTTAATTGCAAAGGCGATGAACGTTTTTCATAAAAATGCATGGACGGCTTCTTTTTTTGCCATTGTGGCGATTGCATGTGTCGAATGGTACGCATACGCCATCCAACTTGTTATCGGTGGAACAACCATGTCTGTCCAAACGTTTTTACAAGCACGTTTTTTGCCAACGCTGTTTATTCATACAATTGTCATTTTAGTGATCGCTTATCCGTTAAAACAAACGTTGTTAAAGTGGCATAAGAAACAGGACGAATCGTCGCGAGTGTGAAGGAATACAAAAAAACGCGGAGAACTATTCATTGAGGTGAAAGTCGTGGCTGGCAAGGAGAAAAGAGCATATGTGTCGATGAAAGGAACGAAAGAAGGACTGATGTTGTATCTCGACGATACGTGCGCCTATGACGAATTGTTAAAGCAAGTGGACGAATTGTTGACGACAACAACTCGCGACGAAGAAGGTCCGCTTGTTTCGGTGCATGTACATGTTGGCAACAGATATTTGACGCGTGAGCAAGAAGAACGATTGCGCGATGTCATTCGAATGAAAAAAAACTTAATCGTCCACTCGATTGTAAGCAACGTAATGACGAAACAAGAGGCGTTAGAATGGAAGAAGAAAAATGAAATTGTATCTGTTGCGAAAATTATTCGTTCTGGGCAAGTGCTACATGTCGATGGAGATTTACTGTTAATAGGTGATGTGAATCCTGGCGGAACTGTTATTGCCACAGGAAACATTTTTGTATTAGGGGCGTTACGCGGCATTGCTCATGCGGGATATGATGGCAATCGTCAAGCGATTATTGCTGCGTCAGTTATGAAGCCGACACAGTTGCGCATTAGTGATGTGATGAATCGAGCACCAGACTATCGTGCTGATGAAGGAAATGAAATGGAGTGCGCCTATATTGATGAACACGATCAAATTGTTGTCGATCGCCTGCAACTATTGATGCATTTACGACCGAATTTAACCCGATTAGAAAGGAGCATTTGACAGTGGGAGAAGCGATTGTTATTACTTCTGGTAAAGGCGGCGTTGGCAAAACAACAACGACAGCCAATCTCGGCACGGCGCTCGCCTTGCTAGGAAAGCGCGTCTGTCTCGTTGATACCGATATCGGGCTACGCAATCTCGATGTCATCATGGGGTTAGAAAATCGTATCATCTATGATCTTGTCGACGTTGTTGAAGGACGTTGCACGATTCAAAAAGCGCTCGTCAAAGATAAACGGTTTGAGGATCGCCTTTATTTATTGCCAGCTGCTCAAACGAGCGACAAGTCTGCTGTGACGCCGAAACAAATGAAACAGCTCATTGACGATTTAAGACAAGATTACGATTATATTTTAATTGATTGCCCAGCAGGTATTGAACAAGGATATAAAAATGCTGTCGCAGGAGCGGATGAAGCGATCGTTGTGACGACGCCAGATATTTCAGCGGTTCGCGATGCCGACCGAATTATCGGTTTGCTTGAAAAAGAAGAGCATATGAGACGACCACGTTTAATTATTAACCGCATTCGCAGCCATATGTTGAAAAATCATGATATGTTAGATATTGATGAAATTGTCATGCACTTATCGATTGATTTACTCGGCATTATCGTTGATGACGAACATGTGATTAAAGCATCAAACAATGGCGAGCCGATCGTTCTCGATCCGAATAGTAAAGCGTCCCTGGCGTATCGCAACATCGCCCGTCGCCTTCTCGGTGAATCGGTTCCGCTTATGTCGCTTGATGATGAAGAACAAAAAGGCTTTTTCTCGAAAATTAAAAAACTGTTTAGCGCTCGTTAGCACTTCCGATTGGAGGTGCTTTTTTCATTCATATGTTCCCGACCTCCCCCATACATATAATACAAATAGGACGAGAGGGGTGGGAGTGTGAGCGATCGAATTGAACATATTCGAAAACGAATCGCCAAGCGAAAAAAGGAGCGTGAACGTTACGTTCAAACGATGTTGACGAATTGGGGCGAGGATGAAAAATACGGGAATCCGACTGTTGTGACGTATGATGGCGATCGGGAGCCGCCGGTGTTTCGTAAAGATATATTTTTATTGAAAAGTTTTTTGGCGGCGATGTTATTTTTTAGCGTTGCCATTTTGTTTCAATATGATTCTCCGAAAATAGAAGGGGCACGCACATTCGTCAAACAAGTGATGGAAAAAGATTTTCAATTTGCGACCGTTGCGCAATGGTATGAAAACACATTCGGAAAGCCGCTTGCATTTTTTCAAACAAAAAAACAACAAGAGACAACCGCTTCAGCGTATGCCTTCCCTGCTTCAGCACGTGTTGTAGAAACATTCGAACATAATGGACAAGGCGTTGTTATTGAAACTAATCAAGCCATTAAAGCAGTCGAAGAAGGGATTGTCGTGTTCGCCGGTGTGAAAGAACCGTATGGAAAAACGGTCATTATTCAACATGCAGACGGAAGTGAAACGTGGTATGGAAAATTATCAGCTATTTCTGTAAAGTTATATGATTTTATTGAAGCGGGAAAAGAAGTAGGGAAGGCGGGAGCGAATAATCAGAAAGGTGTATTTTATTTTGCTATTAAACAAGGGGATCGTTTTATTGACCCGGTTCAGGTGATTTCCTTTGAATAAATGGCTCTCTACGTTTATGAACATTCACATCCATCCGATGCTTTGGTTCATTGCGCTCATTGCGATTATGACTGCGCAATTTCAAACGCTCCTCTTACTATTTTGGATTGTGCTTTGGCATGAGCTTGGGCATGTTGTCGCGGCACATCTTTTTTCGTGGCGTGTGAAACGCATCCTGCTTTTGCCATTTGGGGGGGTGGCTGAAATGGATGAGCACGGGAACCGCCCGTTCCATGAAGAATTTATCGTTACAATCGCAGGTCCATTTCAGCATATTGTTATTTTTTTTATTGCGTACATTGCTCATTATGTGAATATTTTATCAGATGAGTGGTACAAGCAATTGCTTGAGTATAATTTATCCATTTTACTCATCAATTTATTACCGATTTGGCCGCTCGATGGAGGAAAGTTATTGTTCCTTTACCGTACAATGCGTACATCGTTTCGAAGGGCGCATGAACAAGCGCTTTATGCGTCGATCTTTTTTTTAAGCGTATGTTTTATCTGTTTATTGACGATGGCGCCGATGCAAATCAATTTATGGATCATTGTTTGTTTTTTAGCACATGCCATTTGGTTTGAATGGAAGCAACGAACGTATGTATGGATCCGTTTTTTGCTTGAACGTTACTATGGAAAACGAATAGAATATCGAGCGTTAAAACGTCTTGTCGTGGATGCAAATGATCCTTTATTTCGCGTCCTTCTTCTATTTCATCGAGGGAAAAAACATGCGATTATTGTAAAGAAAAATCAAATGGAAATGGAGCTCGATGAAAACGAATTGCTGTATGCATATTTTCATGAAAAACGAACGAATGAACCGATCGGCCATTTACTTTATACGTATTGACAATTGTTTTCTTTTTATGCTATCATCTTCTATGTTGTGTAGCACCCGTGCTACAACCGCTCAGCTAAGGCTATTTAAGCGTTCGCTTGAACCGCCTCGCAGCTGGCGAGTCTGAGTCTAATTTAGGAGGTGCAAATATGTACGCGATTATTGAAACTGGTGGAAAACAAATTAAAGTACAAGAAGGTCAAGCCATTTACATCGAGAAAATCGATGCAGCAGAAGGCGAAACAGTAACATTTGACAAAGTGTTATTTGTAGGTGGCGAAAACGTAAAAGTTGGCAACCCTACAGTCGCTGGTGCAACAGTAACGGCGAAAGTTGAAAAACATGGTCGTCAAAAGAAGATCATCGTTTTCAAATATAAGCCAAAGAAAAACTATCGTCGTAAACAAGGTCATCGCCAACCATACACAAAAGTTGTCATCGAAAAAATTAACGCATAAGGCATGAGCGATGATTCGTATAACGATTAATCGAACGGCAGAAGGAACGATCCGTTCCTTTACCATTAGCGGACACGCTCAGTTTGCGAAGCGTGGGCAAGACATTGTATGTGCTGGTGTATCCGCTATCTCGTTTGGTGCGGTCAATGCAATCATTGCCTTGACGAATGTGAAACCGATCATTCAACAAGGAAAGGACGGCTATCTTCATTGTGAACTTCCGACAATTGAAGATGCGAAAGTGTTAGCCGACGTGCAACTTCTTCTTGAAGGAATGATCGTGTCGCTCCAAACGATTGAGCGTGATTACGGAAAATACGTCAACATAACGACGAAAACGTTGTAGGAGGTGACACGACATGTTGCGTTTAGATCTTCAGTTTTTCGCATCGAAAAAAGGGGTAGGTTCAACAAAGAACGGTCGTGATTCGATCGCAAAACGTCTTGGCGCGAAGCGTGCAGACGGTCAATTCGTTACAGGCGGTTCTATTCTTTACCGTCAACGCGGAACAAAAATTTACCCAGGATTGAACGTAGGCCGCGGTGGCGATGACACACTTTATGCGAAAGTTGATGGCATCGTTCGTTTCGAGCGCATGGGTCGCGATCGTAAAAAAGTGAGTGTTTATCCTGTCGTGAAAGAAGCATAAAGAAGTGGAAAACTCTAACCGACTTGGTTAGGGTTTTCTTTTTGTTGGCGTATGTTATAATTATACTCAAAATGTTTATGGGAGAATGAATGATGGAGAAGCGGTGGACAATTGTAGAAGCGTTGCGTCATTCCAGGCACGACTGGCTCAATAAAGTTCAGC comes from Anoxybacillus flavithermus and encodes:
- a CDS encoding prepilin peptidase encodes the protein MLFFISFLLGLFLGSFYNVVGLRVPKGESIVAPRSHCPHCKRTLTAFELIPVVSYVLQKGKCRACSARISFFYPFVELSTAILFTLAPLFVGWSAEIVVSWTLISLFVIIFVSDVHYMVIPNRILLFFAPLLLIERITLAPLTPWWDSLLGSFVGFMMLFLIALVSKGGMGGGDIKLFAVIGLALGVKLTVLAFFLSTFVGTMFGLIGMAIGHVKRGEPMPFGPAIVVGTLVAYFFGETIIDAYVKVMM
- the pilM gene encoding type IV pilus biogenesis protein PilM, with the protein product MRFFSMKNKVGNIVIKDHVIRYVELKQKQPLVLHTCEEWPLPEGIVCDGKIVNEEQLTEVLEQCVDEWKIKHRRVRFLVPDPLVVIRKISLPKNVDVEDIRSYLFMEIGATIPLPFEDAVFDYAVLEKTKEALHVLLFAAPEANVMQYAELFEAVKLKPIVADISPLSLYRLFYKFDLANDVDHFLFVQFDLSSLNVSVFHQHRPMFTRQLAFDSQWIYWEKTNEGWKWLKEGEPEWQLEDVYKELERVMNFYRFSLQKGEAQITRIVITGDHPLIHTFSHLLQERLDVVVEMLTLPLAIDPAYYLPIGLGLKEGNGHVSRN
- a CDS encoding PilN domain-containing protein, which translates into the protein MLVEINLLPKRERKSQLIPLLSIVVAMLLIVGATTFYFIVQRMEQQISQLKTELDQTKALRIAEEEKQKTKTNASVGAQLQEAIRWAEQYPVHTVALLHELIERLPERGFLMSISYARDGAIQLTAQFDTTRESAAYLQALKDASFIADVKLTSLTAVEGKAEEEGTMPRYIGQFSLQLNMEEWKKQQQGGET
- the pilO gene encoding type 4a pilus biogenesis protein PilO, coding for MRKALMIILSLLLLIVLSFALYIYVYKPLDDRQEQLKTELQTEKKLLQTLQSKQTPDELRVSIVELQKRVPVQPFVEQFLLEIEKAEAVSNSIVLSLSFQEGEQIEGAPTPIQKLTVSMSVRSPSYFALEQFIDVLERSKRIVSVDSLSFTGYEEWTTVMDEVPELSYSLTVSTFYAPELRQWIEQLPPLDLPQPSEKRNPFPSLTDQ
- a CDS encoding type IV pilin protein; translation: MQDERGMTLIELLAVVVILSILMMIATISVIEVIKKSRDQAFVATAYSLYEAARLHVGAQKVEFLTPNQSETLTYKQLVDDGVFEPIIDPYTSKRLQPSDDSYVIVTKQSDGTITYAVCLKGETKQICKQNGVPVDQLSVRDIQDRQDK
- a CDS encoding SPOR domain-containing protein, whose translation is MDKPAKKAIIIKVNGKEQPYTTAMSALPQWSSEQNEEQSEEQHDFIEWDKQYKTKRSPWRSFALAIALAIVLGTSFGLFVLTIIPTTESKPASTATLQQELSSAQMTEEVFVVQGGAFQDDEAANVYVQKIKAQQRPSVMIGKQPVYVFLGMALTKEEAKQIASLYESLGIDTYVKAWNVSIDEKESEPFVMAVSAISRLLNGQQLQNEQWKQLQSYSPHNEQVKKAYEALFTFRQSNDQKQLWKAQQHILHVLQ
- a CDS encoding Maf family protein, translating into MQLVLASSSPRRKQLLRMLGLPFDILVSDVDESFDDDLSPSEIVQQLAYKKAYAVWQQASDACVIGADTIVVCEGDVLGKPASEQDAFRMLKRLSGTTHEVWTGVAICTKKECVTFAEKTDVTFWPLTDEDIWAYIATKEPLDKAGAYGIQQRGALFVQKVNGDYFSVVGLPIARLARELKKFGFYPFR
- the radC gene encoding RadC family protein gives rise to the protein MLIRHVPPDDRPRERLLSEGPQSLSNQELLAILLRTGTKQYSVLTLAQHLLTHFEGLRQLKDATIEEMTSIKGIGKTKAIQIIAALELGRRVHQMQYDDRYVIRSPEDGARYVMEDMRFLSQEHFVVLYLNTKNQVMHKKTVFIGSLNASIVHPREVYKEAIKRSAASIICIHNHPSGDPTPSREDIEVTRRLVECGRLVGIELLDHLIIGDKTYVSLKEKGYV
- a CDS encoding rod shape-determining protein, translating into MFGIGSKDLGIDLGTANTLVYVKGKGIVLREPSVVALQKDTKQIVAVGNEAKQMIGRTPGNVVALRPMKDGVIADYETTAIMMKYYIKQATKNSGLFAGKPYVMVCVPSGITAVEERAVIDATRQAGARDAYTIEEPFAAAIGANLPVWEPTGSMVVDIGGGTTEVAVISLGGIVTSQSIRVAGDEMDEAIIQYIRKTYNLMIGERTAEAIKVEIGSAGNPEGIGSMEIRGRDLLTGLPKTIEIHAEEIAEALRDTVYAIVDSVKNTLEKTPPELAADIMDRGIVLTGGGALLRNLDKVISQETNMPVIIAENPLDCVAIGTGKALDHIHLFKNKARDHR
- the mreC gene encoding rod shape-determining protein MreC translates to MPKFFLNKRLIILLVSIMLLVALIGFSLKERNELSWMEKFVKDTVVFMQSIVHKPAQFVAGFFENVSDLRHTYEENKRLKEHLEQYVLLQSEVELLKKENERLRELLNKKESLRDFVAIQATVIGRNPDRWEETLIVNKGSQHGVEKNMAVITPQGLIGKVRSVSPFSATVQLLSAKDRQNRISAFIQGDENVFGLIEGYDEEREALLLKRIPYDAKVEKGQRVFTSGLGGIFPKGLFIGEIEEIVADEYGLTQIAYIKPAANFYDIEDVIIVKRKIDMVQEEEEQ
- the mreD gene encoding rod shape-determining protein MreD, encoding MNRFFLSSLVTVVFLFESIIVQLLSYPLFDVYLLVPRMLLVFIVFITIFIGQTEGMTYGFIFGLLYDVAYTELLGAYAFAFSLIAYLIAKAMNVFHKNAWTASFFAIVAIACVEWYAYAIQLVIGGTTMSVQTFLQARFLPTLFIHTIVILVIAYPLKQTLLKWHKKQDESSRV